Proteins encoded in a region of the Pseudanabaenaceae cyanobacterium SKYG29 genome:
- a CDS encoding Uma2 family endonuclease, with product MVTFAPSVKQIIGEKRVTLHHLTWQSYQQILQALPLTRAARLTFDRGVLEITMPLQDHKFFMRLIERFIIILVVEMGMKVKTMGSTTIERPDLNRAAEPDCAYYIQNYAQVAGRKVNFAIDPPPDLVVEVDITHTDIDKNLFYATLGVPEFWRFNGKEWRIFQLKEGSYQKCDRSPTFPWVKKEYLYNFLAEAERDEVLAEQNWRQFVRDYLGQQTL from the coding sequence ATGGTAACTTTTGCACCTAGTGTCAAGCAAATAATAGGAGAGAAACGGGTTACCCTCCATCACTTAACTTGGCAATCCTATCAACAAATTTTACAGGCTTTACCGCTAACTAGAGCCGCGCGGTTGACCTTCGATCGGGGTGTTTTAGAAATTACTATGCCTTTACAAGACCATAAGTTTTTTATGCGCTTGATTGAGCGGTTTATCATCATCCTTGTGGTGGAAATGGGCATGAAAGTGAAAACCATGGGGTCAACAACGATCGAGCGACCGGACTTAAATCGCGCTGCTGAGCCTGACTGTGCTTACTACATCCAAAACTACGCCCAAGTGGCGGGACGCAAGGTAAACTTTGCTATCGATCCCCCCCCTGATTTGGTGGTGGAAGTAGACATTACTCACACTGATATTGATAAGAACCTCTTCTATGCCACTTTGGGTGTGCCAGAATTCTGGCGTTTTAATGGCAAGGAGTGGCGGATTTTCCAGCTGAAGGAAGGGAGTTACCAGAAGTGCGATCGGTCACCGACTTTTCCTTGGGTTAAAAAAGAATACCTGTACAATTTTCTGGCAGAGGCAGAACGGGATGAAGTGTTAGCAGAGCAAAACTGGCGGCAGTTTGTACGAGATTACTTGGGGCAGCAAACACTATGA
- the rplQ gene encoding 50S ribosomal protein L17 encodes MRHRRKVPKLGKAADQRKALLRSLVTELLLRGQIKTTRARADAMRPWVDKMIGLAKEGTLHARRQVIAYLYPREVKQENDQVRTLVQLLFDKAQERYGDRQGGYTRIYRTVSRRGDNAEMAIIELV; translated from the coding sequence ATGCGTCATCGTCGTAAAGTACCCAAGTTAGGCAAAGCTGCGGACCAGCGGAAAGCCCTCCTGCGCTCCCTGGTGACGGAGTTGCTCCTGCGGGGGCAAATAAAAACCACAAGGGCAAGGGCTGATGCCATGCGCCCCTGGGTGGACAAGATGATTGGGTTAGCCAAAGAAGGCACACTCCACGCGCGGCGGCAAGTGATTGCCTATCTCTACCCTAGGGAAGTGAAACAGGAGAACGACCAAGTACGGACACTGGTACAGTTGCTCTTTGATAAAGCCCAGGAACGCTATGGTGATCGCCAGGGAGGCTATACCCGTATTTACCGCACTGTGTCCCGCCGGGGGGATAACGCTGAGATGGCAATCATCGAGCTGGTCTAA
- the rpsM gene encoding 30S ribosomal protein S13: MARIAGVDLPRDKRVEIGLTYIYGIGLTSSRKILAATGVNPDTRVKDLSDQEVAALRQEIEENYQVEGDLRRVVGLSIKRLMDIGCYRGRRHRMGLPVRGQRTRTNARTRKGVRRTVAGKKKAPSKK; encoded by the coding sequence GTGGCTCGGATTGCAGGCGTTGACCTACCCAGGGATAAGCGCGTGGAAATTGGTTTGACCTATATTTATGGGATTGGTTTGACCAGTTCCCGTAAGATTTTAGCGGCAACGGGGGTAAATCCCGACACCCGCGTTAAGGATTTAAGTGACCAGGAGGTAGCGGCTCTGAGGCAGGAAATAGAGGAGAACTACCAAGTGGAGGGGGACCTAAGGCGGGTAGTGGGCTTGAGTATCAAGCGCTTGATGGATATTGGCTGCTATCGAGGTCGTCGCCACCGTATGGGTCTACCTGTGCGAGGACAGCGGACGCGTACCAATGCCCGCACCCGTAAGGGGGTAAGACGCACAGTTGCTGGCAAGAAAAAGGCTCCAAGTAAGAAGTAG
- the galE gene encoding UDP-glucose 4-epimerase GalE: MMKILVTGGAGYIGSHCVLALQERGYDVLVLDNLVYGHRDFLTDVLQVDWVQGDVNDRVLLDEIFTNYKIGAVLHFAAYAYVGESVQLPAKYYRNNVGGSLTLLEAMVAHRVPYFIFSSTCATYGVPQVIPIPETHPQQPINPYGKSKLMVEQMLTDLEGAYGIRSVIFRYFNAAGADPQARLGEDHNPETHLIPLVFYAALGKRSAISIYGTDYPTHDGTCIRDYVHVMDLAEAHVLGLEYLLAGNPSDAFNLGNGNGFSVKEVIDCAQTVCSKSITVVMTDRRPGDPPILVGSSDKAKQILGWQPRYYELKQILTDAWRWHQKRHG, encoded by the coding sequence ATGATGAAAATATTAGTTACTGGTGGTGCGGGTTACATTGGTTCTCACTGTGTGCTAGCACTACAGGAACGAGGTTATGATGTCTTGGTCCTAGATAACTTAGTGTATGGACATCGCGATTTTTTAACGGATGTATTACAGGTGGATTGGGTCCAGGGGGATGTCAACGATCGGGTTTTACTAGATGAAATTTTTACTAACTATAAAATCGGTGCAGTTCTCCATTTTGCCGCCTACGCCTATGTGGGGGAATCTGTGCAATTACCTGCTAAGTATTATCGCAATAATGTGGGGGGAAGTCTCACCCTGTTAGAAGCAATGGTAGCCCATCGTGTCCCCTACTTTATCTTCTCTTCTACCTGTGCTACCTATGGAGTTCCCCAAGTAATTCCCATCCCTGAAACTCACCCCCAGCAACCAATTAATCCCTACGGTAAATCAAAACTAATGGTGGAACAAATGCTAACGGACTTGGAAGGTGCCTATGGCATCCGATCGGTGATTTTCCGTTATTTTAATGCGGCTGGTGCTGACCCCCAAGCCCGCCTTGGTGAAGACCACAATCCTGAAACTCACCTCATTCCTTTGGTGTTCTATGCCGCTTTGGGCAAACGATCGGCAATTTCGATTTACGGCACGGATTACCCTACTCATGATGGTACTTGTATTAGGGACTATGTTCATGTAATGGATTTAGCAGAAGCCCATGTTTTAGGATTAGAGTATCTGTTAGCGGGTAATCCTAGTGATGCCTTTAATCTGGGTAACGGCAATGGTTTTTCTGTGAAAGAAGTGATTGACTGTGCGCAAACGGTGTGTAGCAAATCAATTACTGTAGTGATGACCGATCGGCGACCTGGTGATCCCCCTATCCTAGTGGGCAGTAGTGACAAGGCTAAGCAAATTTTAGGTTGGCAACCCCGCTACTATGAGTTAAAACAAATTTTGACCGATGCGTGGCGGTGGCATCAAAAACGACATGGTTAG
- the rpsK gene encoding 30S ribosomal protein S11, whose product MATRQGRKSGPRKPKRNVPNGVAYIQSTFNNTIVTIADTAGDVISWASAGSSGFKGAKKGTPFAAQTAAESAAKRAIEQGMRQIEVMVSGPGAGRETAIRALQAAGLEITLIRDITPIPHNGCRPPKRRRV is encoded by the coding sequence ATGGCTACTCGGCAAGGGCGGAAATCAGGACCGCGCAAACCCAAACGCAATGTGCCCAATGGGGTGGCATATATTCAGTCCACCTTCAATAATACGATTGTCACTATTGCCGACACTGCTGGGGACGTAATTTCCTGGGCATCGGCGGGGTCAAGTGGCTTCAAGGGAGCGAAAAAAGGAACACCCTTTGCCGCGCAAACAGCAGCAGAAAGTGCAGCAAAACGGGCGATCGAGCAGGGGATGCGCCAAATTGAGGTGATGGTATCTGGTCCAGGGGCGGGGCGGGAAACAGCAATTCGTGCTCTGCAGGCAGCGGGCTTAGAGATCACCCTCATTCGCGATATTACTCCTATTCCCCACAATGGTTGTCGTCCTCCCAAACGGAGAAGAGTATAG
- the truA gene encoding tRNA pseudouridine(38-40) synthase TruA gives MLEWVMARIALLLQYVGTNYCGWQRQPHDPSIQEVLEDTIASVCGHPVTLHGAGRTDTGVHAAGQVAHFDTTSTIPADRWARILNARLPKDILVRESAEVPLTWHARFSALWRKYRYTLFTAAIPNIFVRPLSWHYYYYPLDVERMQAALAPLVGERELKAFQRSGSRRPHARLEVKEAKCWQDRDFVLVEVKASGFLYGMMRLLVGMLVEVGSGRKSLQEFTDIWQQQRRSAVKYAAPPQGLCLLGVGYPESPFQWQDQPFAYLI, from the coding sequence ATGCTGGAGTGGGTCATGGCGAGGATTGCTCTGCTGCTGCAGTATGTGGGTACAAATTACTGTGGATGGCAACGACAGCCCCATGACCCCAGTATTCAAGAGGTACTAGAGGACACGATCGCTTCTGTCTGCGGTCATCCTGTCACCCTACACGGAGCAGGGCGTACGGATACAGGGGTACATGCAGCGGGTCAGGTGGCACACTTTGACACTACCTCTACGATTCCTGCCGATCGGTGGGCCCGCATTCTCAATGCTCGTCTGCCCAAGGACATTTTGGTAAGGGAGTCGGCAGAAGTTCCTCTGACTTGGCACGCCAGGTTTTCTGCCCTCTGGCGCAAATATCGCTATACCCTCTTCACCGCAGCTATCCCCAACATCTTTGTCCGTCCCCTCAGTTGGCACTATTATTACTATCCCCTAGATGTGGAGCGGATGCAGGCAGCTCTTGCCCCGCTAGTGGGGGAACGGGAGTTAAAAGCATTTCAACGATCGGGTTCCCGTCGTCCCCATGCCCGCCTAGAGGTGAAGGAAGCCAAGTGCTGGCAAGACCGCGACTTTGTCCTCGTGGAAGTAAAAGCCAGTGGGTTTCTCTACGGTATGATGCGTTTATTAGTGGGGATGTTGGTGGAAGTAGGGTCAGGGCGCAAATCCCTGCAGGAGTTTACTGACATCTGGCAACAGCAGCGGCGCAGTGCGGTAAAATATGCGGCTCCACCCCAAGGCTTGTGCTTGTTGGGAGTAGGGTATCCCGAATCTCCCTTTCAATGGCAAGATCAACCTTTTGCTTATCTTATATAA
- the rpsI gene encoding 30S ribosomal protein S9, with amino-acid sequence MAQATNRVVYWGTGRRKAAVARVRLVPGTGQVIINGRPGDQYLQFNPIHIEGVKAPLATLGLENEYDVLVNAHGGGVTGQADAIRLGVARALCELSPDHRKPLKVEGYLRRDPRSKERRKYGLKKARKAPQYSKR; translated from the coding sequence ATGGCACAGGCAACAAATCGCGTTGTGTACTGGGGGACGGGACGACGGAAAGCAGCGGTCGCGCGGGTGCGTTTGGTGCCGGGTACAGGGCAAGTAATTATCAACGGTCGTCCTGGGGATCAATATTTGCAGTTTAATCCCATTCACATTGAGGGTGTAAAAGCTCCCTTAGCAACCCTGGGGTTGGAAAATGAATACGATGTGCTGGTGAACGCCCACGGTGGCGGTGTGACGGGGCAGGCAGATGCTATTCGTCTAGGAGTAGCGCGAGCACTCTGTGAACTCAGTCCTGACCATCGCAAGCCCCTCAAGGTGGAAGGTTATCTGCGGCGTGACCCCCGTTCCAAAGAAAGGCGGAAATACGGCTTAAAGAAAGCCCGCAAAGCTCCCCAATACTCCAAACGTTAG
- the rplM gene encoding 50S ribosomal protein L13 — MDNKTYLPKEITPKWYLIDAEGQRLGRLAARIAMILRGKDKPTYTPHLDTGDYVIVINADKVVVTGKKRTQKIYRRHSGRPGGMKMETFAKLIERLPARVLEHAVKGMLPKGTLGRHLFTKLKVYAGPHHPHSAQQPEVLQINTIPGGK; from the coding sequence ATGGACAACAAAACCTATTTACCCAAAGAAATTACGCCCAAGTGGTATCTCATTGATGCCGAGGGACAACGCCTCGGTCGTCTGGCAGCCAGAATTGCCATGATTTTGCGGGGCAAGGATAAACCGACCTACACGCCCCACCTAGATACGGGTGACTATGTGATTGTGATTAATGCTGACAAGGTGGTAGTCACGGGTAAAAAGCGGACGCAAAAAATCTATCGCCGTCACTCTGGTCGTCCAGGGGGGATGAAGATGGAGACTTTTGCCAAGTTAATAGAACGGTTACCAGCTAGGGTGTTGGAACATGCTGTTAAAGGGATGTTGCCCAAGGGGACCCTAGGACGGCATCTATTTACCAAACTCAAAGTCTATGCTGGACCCCATCACCCCCACAGCGCTCAGCAACCCGAAGTTTTGCAAATTAACACCATTCCAGGAGGTAAGTAA
- a CDS encoding LOG family protein, with product MVSSAEIRALRHATERLLDRLEDMPHRKFIFRALRVITELSQREVERLDWKLMSGALEDMERGLKVFHPYRRVRKVSIFGSARMGREEPEYQQAVNFARCITECGFMVLTGAGGGIMAAGNEGAGQEHSFGLNISLPFEQSHNEFIDGSDRLIEFRYFFTRKLFFLKESDAIALFPGGFGTQDEFFECLTLCQTGKSTPKPLVLIDKVGGDYWRQWDAYIANHLVKRNLISPEDRYLYYITDDVGDACESIKNFYKVYHSSRWVDDLLVIRLCQDISDADLRRLNREFSDIVVKGEIEKSKALAKEKNEPHLLELPRLLLYFDQRSYGRLQQLILALNACATTHSPTMPCFKK from the coding sequence ATGGTTTCCAGCGCCGAAATTAGAGCACTACGCCACGCCACGGAGAGGTTACTCGATCGCTTAGAGGACATGCCCCACCGTAAGTTTATTTTCCGCGCCCTGCGGGTGATTACGGAGTTGAGTCAGCGGGAAGTAGAGCGCCTAGACTGGAAGCTGATGAGTGGTGCCCTGGAGGACATGGAGAGGGGATTAAAAGTCTTCCATCCCTATCGGCGTGTGAGGAAGGTGAGCATTTTTGGGTCAGCGCGCATGGGGAGGGAAGAGCCAGAATATCAGCAGGCAGTAAATTTTGCCCGTTGTATCACGGAGTGCGGGTTTATGGTGCTGACAGGGGCAGGGGGGGGTATCATGGCGGCAGGCAATGAAGGGGCGGGGCAGGAACATTCCTTTGGGCTAAATATTTCTTTACCCTTTGAGCAGTCCCACAACGAATTTATTGATGGCTCCGATCGGTTGATTGAGTTTCGCTATTTCTTCACGCGCAAATTATTTTTCTTAAAGGAAAGTGATGCTATTGCTTTGTTCCCAGGGGGATTTGGTACCCAGGATGAATTTTTTGAGTGTTTAACTTTGTGTCAGACAGGCAAATCAACACCAAAACCCCTAGTTTTAATTGATAAGGTAGGGGGGGATTACTGGCGACAGTGGGACGCTTATATTGCCAACCATCTGGTCAAGCGCAACTTAATCAGTCCTGAAGATCGATATTTGTACTACATCACTGATGATGTGGGGGATGCCTGTGAGAGTATCAAGAATTTCTATAAAGTTTACCACTCCAGCCGCTGGGTGGACGATTTATTAGTAATTCGGCTGTGCCAGGATATTAGCGATGCGGATTTGCGCCGTCTCAACCGTGAATTTAGTGATATTGTGGTGAAGGGGGAAATTGAGAAATCTAAGGCCCTGGCAAAGGAAAAGAATGAACCCCATCTCCTGGAACTGCCGCGACTATTGCTATACTTTGACCAACGCAGTTATGGGCGATTACAACAGCTAATTCTTGCCTTAAATGCCTGTGCTACGACTCATTCTCCCACTATGCCCTGTTTTAAGAAATGA
- a CDS encoding DNA-directed RNA polymerase subunit alpha — MANFQVECVESYTDKSKSQYSRFVISPLDRGQGLTVGNALRRVLLGNLPGAGITAVRIAGVSHEYSTVPGVREDVMDLMLNLKQITLKSHSSDPQIGRIVARGPCTVTAGDFNLPSEVEVVNPAQYIATVAEGAVLELECKIETGVGYRMVNRNKEDGLSIDFLQIDAVFMPVKNVRYFVEDTRVGGVTKDKLVMEITTDGSITPQESLSQAAQILVGLFSPLQEITLIQPQGKAEQEDSEIKHIHIEELGLSVRAYNCLKRAQINTVADLMVYSQEDLLEIKNFGQKSAEEVVEALKNKLGLTLPETKSQKGN; from the coding sequence ATGGCTAACTTTCAGGTGGAATGTGTAGAGTCCTACACTGACAAATCCAAGTCCCAGTACAGTCGCTTTGTCATCAGTCCCCTCGATCGGGGGCAGGGGCTCACAGTGGGCAATGCTTTGCGGCGGGTTCTCCTGGGTAACTTGCCGGGAGCGGGGATTACGGCAGTACGGATTGCGGGGGTGAGCCATGAGTATTCTACCGTACCTGGGGTCAGGGAAGATGTCATGGATTTGATGCTCAACCTCAAGCAGATTACCCTCAAGTCCCACAGTTCTGACCCCCAAATTGGGCGCATTGTGGCGCGGGGTCCCTGTACCGTGACAGCAGGGGACTTCAACCTACCCTCGGAAGTAGAAGTGGTCAATCCCGCCCAGTACATTGCCACGGTAGCGGAGGGAGCGGTACTGGAACTGGAATGCAAGATTGAAACCGGAGTAGGCTATCGGATGGTCAATCGGAACAAGGAAGATGGACTGTCCATTGACTTTCTCCAGATTGATGCCGTATTCATGCCGGTTAAAAACGTGCGCTACTTTGTGGAAGATACACGGGTGGGGGGAGTAACCAAGGACAAGCTGGTTATGGAAATTACAACAGATGGCAGTATCACCCCCCAAGAGTCCCTATCCCAGGCAGCGCAAATTTTGGTGGGGCTATTTAGTCCCTTGCAGGAGATCACGCTGATTCAGCCCCAGGGCAAGGCAGAGCAAGAGGACAGCGAAATTAAGCACATCCACATCGAGGAACTGGGTCTATCGGTACGGGCATACAACTGCCTCAAGCGTGCCCAGATCAACACAGTGGCAGACCTGATGGTGTATAGCCAGGAAGACCTGCTGGAGATCAAAAATTTTGGGCAAAAGTCGGCTGAAGAAGTAGTAGAAGCCCTCAAAAACAAGCTCGGTCTGACTCTACCGGAAACCAAATCACAGAAAGGAAACTAA
- a CDS encoding late competence development ComFB family protein, with the protein MEAEVGRICDSDEELSVEEYMALDRLMGALLTGEVVAVPRKQFVNIMEELVLDYAIRRIAELETNGLSLNLSDIAAYALNRLPPLYATTQEGARYQEERAQKELYDVIVQRVEEAILLNQQRPRPEDRVALTPQKQADLVTQISELLKAYAPAMET; encoded by the coding sequence ATGGAAGCAGAGGTGGGCAGGATTTGTGACAGCGATGAGGAACTGTCGGTTGAGGAGTACATGGCTCTCGATCGGTTAATGGGTGCGCTGTTGACAGGGGAAGTTGTGGCAGTGCCCCGCAAACAGTTTGTGAACATCATGGAAGAGCTAGTTTTAGACTATGCCATTCGGCGAATTGCGGAACTGGAAACCAACGGGCTGTCCCTCAACCTCAGTGACATTGCTGCCTATGCCCTCAATCGCCTTCCCCCCCTTTACGCCACTACCCAAGAGGGTGCACGCTACCAAGAGGAACGGGCGCAAAAAGAACTCTACGACGTGATTGTACAGCGAGTCGAGGAGGCAATCCTCCTCAACCAGCAACGCCCTCGCCCAGAGGATCGAGTTGCCCTCACCCCCCAAAAGCAAGCTGACCTGGTCACCCAGATCAGCGAACTCCTCAAAGCTTACGCCCCTGCTATGGAAACCTAA
- a CDS encoding Uma2 family endonuclease: MKTTTLPLTEVIGEKRVTLHHLSWQSYQQILRALPLTRAARLTYDRGVLEITMPLEEHEFYRCLIELFIRILVVEMGMKVKTMGSTTIDRADLNRGAEPDCAYYIQNYAQVAGRKVNFAIDPPPDLVVEVDITHSDIDKNLFYATLGVPEFWRFDGKEWRILQLGEGSYQECDRSPTFPWVKKEYLYNFLAEAEQDEVVAEQNWRQFVRDYLGQQAQ; this comes from the coding sequence ATGAAAACAACCACCCTACCCCTAACAGAAGTGATAGGAGAAAAACGGGTTACCCTCCATCATTTATCTTGGCAGTCCTATCAGCAAATTTTGCGGGCTTTACCCCTGACTAGAGCCGCGCGGCTGACTTACGATCGTGGTGTTTTGGAAATTACTATGCCCCTAGAAGAACATGAATTCTATCGCTGCCTCATTGAATTATTTATTCGCATTCTTGTGGTGGAAATGGGCATGAAAGTGAAAACCATGGGGTCAACAACGATCGACCGAGCGGACTTAAATCGCGGTGCTGAGCCTGACTGTGCCTACTACATCCAAAATTACGCCCAAGTGGCAGGACGCAAGGTAAATTTTGCTATCGATCCCCCCCCTGATTTAGTGGTGGAAGTGGACATCACTCACTCTGATATTGATAAAAACCTCTTCTATGCCACTTTGGGTGTGCCAGAATTCTGGCGTTTTGATGGCAAGGAGTGGCGGATTTTGCAGCTAGGGGAAGGGAGTTATCAAGAGTGCGATCGGTCACCGACTTTTCCCTGGGTTAAGAAAGAATACCTGTACAATTTCCTAGCAGAGGCAGAGCAGGATGAAGTAGTAGCAGAGCAAAACTGGCGCCAGTTTGTACGAGATTACTTGGGGCAACAAGCACAATGA